A region of the Paenibacillus rhizovicinus genome:
GTCTGACCCGAAAACGGCGCTGGCACCCTAGTATTCGGCCAACCTGGCGTAGATATTGCAGTAACATATTCATCATAGTGCGCAGAATCTTTATACGAACCAGAGCCAACCGGATCGTCAAGCTTATAATAGCGCTCAAGCTTTGTTTCGTTTCCGGTCAATCTTTTGCTCATATTATCGGCAATTTCGGCATCCGTGCGAACGCCATTCCAGATCCTTACATCACTAATTGCACCGGAAAAATAATCGCTAGAATTGAAGCTTCCAATCTCTGTATAGCCTGTTGAAAAAACAGACATGACTGCAGTCTGCTTTTTTTGTGCATCTAGCACGCCATTGATATAAAATTTCATCCGTTCCTGCTCATCGATGCTAATGGCAAGGTGTGTCCACACTCCACCAGGAATATTGGTGGCATTGCCAATATCGTAATTACTACTGTCCGCCCGCAGCGCCAATTTTCCCGATACAAGTGAAAGCGCCCCAGACTGGCCCGAGCTATCGTGCCCAAATCGCACAATCGTGCCCGATGCGCTGTTGCTATTTGGTTTTACCCATGCCTCCAGTGTGAAGGCGGCATATGGCCCAGACGGTAGCCCCCTAACGCTGGAATTCTTTATATAATCATTTCCGTCAAAGTAGGTAGCAGTTTCAGGCACAACATACTCTTCAACAACAAGCACTGCTTTTTCTGGGGCGCTATCGGCGATTTCAGTCGTGGTTATGATTGTTCCGCCAGTTACTTTTCCCTCAGTTGTATTAAGTGTGTATCCACTGCTTTTTGCAATATCAATACCACTGCCGTCAAGGAAATCTTCAAACAACATATTTTGATGCTTGTACCGCAATGTCTTGGCAACTGCGTTGAGCTTGGCATTAGCCTTAATAATATTAATCGTGTCATTAATGATTAGCTTATTTGCTTTGGCAACGACATGATCAAGAGACTGATCGAAATGGTCGATCCTGGCTTTGACGTTGGGGTATGAGCCCTCAACGCCTGTGCTCAGGATGTCTTCTCTTGTTTTCTTTTGCTCCTTTGCCGCCTTATTGGCAGCCCCGTAGCTGATTACGTCCAGTCCCATATAGACTCCTCCTAGATCCAGGAATACGAAATGCCTTGAAGTTCCTGCCCGTTTTTTAAGACAGCTTTGACCCTTAGACTCTTCCCTGTAGGCAAGCTGTCCAGTTTGCTTAGCACGTCAGTCGTGGCCTTCAGCCAAGTAGACCCGTCATCTCTTGATATGAAAAGTTCCGGCTCTCGCACCTCTACAAGGTCATACCCAATTGCGAGCCCTTCAAGCATAGGGTTCAAAAGGTAACGGTTGTAGGCTGCTGTAACGCCGTCAGCCGATGCCACGTCGGTTAATGCCGACTGTTCGAGGTAAACACCGACACGAATCTTCCGGCTTATAAACGCTTCCCAGTTTGCTTGGGTGAAGGCAGTTATTTCCGAGGCAGCCAGGGCTTTGCTTTTCACATCACTCATATCTGAGATGTTTACCGATGTGCCGCCAAGGCCGATCCAAGTTGCTCCGCCGTCTGCGCTCAAGATGAACTTTGCGATGCCGGCCCCCGATTGCACCGTGGTCACATTCATGCCCTTCATCTGATCAAGATCAATATCATTTAGGGCAAGCACAAGAACTGGCTTCGGAACAGCGGTGGTTGACATGCTGCGAGTCGGCTCGCCTTCTTCGTCCGTCCAAACAAGTAGCTCTGGTAAGGTAGAACTCAGCAGCCGGAGCGTTTCGCTGTTGATGGCAGAAAGATCGGCCATCCCATCGGTATCGAACATGGCCTTGGTTGCCGGCGAGGTGCCGATCGTAGTCCAGGAACCTTTTGCCTCTATCAGTTCCATTTCTCCAATGGCGACATGGCCAGTGGATGAATAGTTTGCCGAAATAAGGATCCTGAAGTACCGATACAGGTTGGGATTAGAAGAGAATTCATAAACACTTCGAAGATTGCTTGTCGATACGGCCCCCGAAACGGTATGAAGATTATCCCACGCCGATTCGTCATTGCTGCCCTGTAAAATCCAGTTTTTTGGCGACTGAGGGAACGAAGGATGGTTCCTTGTTGTTATCGCATAACTCCCTATCCTTTTTTGCACGCCTGCGCCTAAATCAATCTGGAGCCACTGTGCTCCGGTGTCTGTATTAGAGGAGTGCCAGCAGTCATCGGCATCGGCATTTGTGTTATTGAATGCCTTCCAGGCATCATTTGTGGCCACGTAGATGGATGATGCCTTAATCAGATAGGGGCTTGGATTGTTATTGGCGGTCATTGCCGGCAATACATCATTCGGATAACTACTAGCTGCATACTTCTTTATATCTAATCCGTCCTGAAAGAGGTACTTATTCACGCTCACTTTGACCTGAGTGATCGAGTACGTTCCGCTGCCTCCACTCCCCCCATCACCGGATTCATCTCCACGGGTCCCGACTCCACGGGTTCCCCCAGCAACTGTAATTGTTCCTGCCTTTGTTGGAGTTGCTTTCGATGTCGCTAGTTCAACATGGCCACCGCCGCTCCCTCCACCACCGGCTCGGTATCCGTTCCCTCCTGCAGATCCGTTCGCCGAAATGGTCCCATTATTAATTACGTCAAATCCATAAATGATCAGAAGCCCGCCAGTCCCGGCACCACCTGGCCCCGCATCCCCTCGGTTTCCAGCAGCTGCAGCGCCACCAGGATTTCCCGCTCCACCTCCAGCACTGTGTGAGTAACTCGAGCTAGAATATCCTGCGCCGCCAGCTCCACCATTGGCGGCGGCTGACCCGGCAGTGCCGTTGTTGGATCCGCCGCCGCCAGAACCGCCTGAAAAAGATGTTGCGGCTGCTCCGGTTCCACCAGCTGCCCCACGAGCAGCGCCTGGTCCTCCTCCGCCTAGCTGCCGCCCTGTGCCGTTGTTGCCCGCTGCAGCTGATGTGTGTCCGCCAGTCTCAGATGTTTGGTATGGCTGCGCCTTAGCCGCAGCTCCATCTGCCGGAATGTAACAAAGGCTACCAGAAACATCATTGAACATATAGACGTTCTGGCCAGCTGCAGCAGCCCCACGAGCTGTCATCGTAATCGTACCATTGTTGGTCAGAACGCCCCTTACAAAAATAAGCATGCCACGCTTTCTGACTTGAGGAGTAATGGTGACGCCTGTACCTACCGTTAAGTTTTTATGATACTTTACAATTAGCATCCGTTGATCGGTCGTCGTATTCCCCAGCACAGGAGATGCTGTGTATTCAACATCTCCTGTGAAGTTTATCATCTCGACGTTAATGTCTACCGTTTCGCCGTTTGCAGTGGTGCTGAACACATGATCGCCATCAGGGATACTCCCCTGTAAGTAATCGAAGACGGTTTTCTTCCCAGTGTATGTGGCCAAATCAAGTCACCTCTATCTTTTCGATTGTCTTGAACTCGCCGACATCGATTACTTTTCGAAGCAGGTTTCCTGCCTGCGATGCGCTCTTAAATGCGGTATCGATAACCATGGCGCCCAGGTATATATTCTTTGGCTTCATGGACCCGTCGAATTGAATATACTTGTTGGTCTGAAATTGAGTCCCTTCGCTTTCGACAAAGTCATAGATGACCTTATTTGCGACTTCCGAAGGACCGGACAACTCTGCCTTTACTTTTACATACCGGCCATATGGGGATGCGACGGATCCATCTGCATTCAAAGGAGCATAGGACGTGAACGCACTGCCATCTATTGAAGTGGCAGTGTAATACTTTAGGATCGTATCTGTGCCAAGCATCTCGAGGTTTCCAATGATAACAGCTGGATCCGTTCCATTATTGTTTGCCGTAACGTAGACTCTGTACTTCTTGAAGGTCTTCTTATTTTTAAATCGGAACGTCTTTGATGAATAGTCGCTCCATATGACTCCAGATTGTGTGTCCAATGTAAGCCACGTCAATGTGCCTTCATCGTAAGCTTGGAACATGAAATTCTTTGGCATTTGTGCTAGGCGAGCGGCTATATCAATTGCCGGCGCCATCCGGTACCCCGTGATGGCTGTTGCTGTCAAGAACTCGTATCCAAGCCAATGTGGAAGTGCCACTCCGCTTGCGGAGCACCATCCATATCGGATTTGGTTGTCAAATGCCATCCACCCTGCCCACGCTGTTGCATCCCACTGTGAGCTGCAGGTTGCAGTACCATTCGATGTGGCACTGGTTAGCATTGGAACGCTATCTATAATTGATCCATGCGTTACAAGATCACTCAACGTCAACGGCCCCTTCGCATTGACTCCCAGATCCATAATTGGCGATTCGTAAGTTCCGATGGCCGGGTACTCGTTAACTTGAATGTGATTGTAACGCACTTCATTATACTTAGATACGAGACTGGCCCCAAGAATGCGAAGTCCGCTTCGACCTGATCCTGTGATTGAGGCGTCAGTCACACTGAGTTTCTCAACTCCGTTCAGATACGCCTTCAGCACATTCCCAGTGACCGTGAAACGTATTGTCGTTTTGACTCCTCTTGTGAAAGCAGGCTCAGTTGTATTGGCCAGAGAGGTCCAGGTACCAGATACCCTCTTATAAATCTGTAAACCAAATGAGCCTGTTCGATCTGAGATAGCCAACATGTAGGTGTTATTAAGATCTTTGAGTCTGGCGAGGATGCCTCCGTTAGCCTGCTCATCGGTTACGATCTCGATGTCAGCATCTTCACTTTGGAAATCACGGACTAGAAAATCATTATTTTCTCCGCCCGTTCCTGAAAGGACACCTAGAGTCGTATTAATGATCCAGTATGGCTTGGTCGTATTCGCCGGATCTGGAACAGGTGTGTAAAGGCCGAGGATATCCTTCGAGAAATTATCAATCAATGTGAAGGTTTTCTTTGCGGCCAGCTGAATCTTTCCGCCCGATCTCACGGTATTCATTAAGCTGCCGGCACTCATATCATTTGCCTTCATATCACTGGATGTGTTGCTCGACTGCTGAGAAATAACGACTGCTGTGGGGCTCTCTAATAATACTTCAGCTGTCGTTACAACTTCCGCAACACTTTTCGAAGGATCGATCTTGACTTTTTTCCCTGTTGCGTCGTAAACGTATCCGAATGACTTTGTTGCATCGATCCCGGTTTCATCGCCGAAGTCATCCAATGCCAAGTCAGTCATATGGTATTTGTTTTTGTTAATAAGTGCGTTCACCCGAAGATTATGCTTATTGATATTGGCCGCAGTTGCAGCTTCCATGGCGGATACACGATTCAGCAGAGCTACACCTGGATCTTTCTTTTCCAGTTCTGCCAATCTAGTTTTGACATCGGCATGAATATCCTCGACCCCGCTTCCAAGACGATTGTTAACTTCGGCAATCTTTTTCTTGGCCTTCGTAGCTTTGGACAATGAGATGATTTCCATATCCTCACTCCTTTGAAATGCGTGGGGCTACGCCCACGCATAAGAGATTGCCTTCAATTTTGCCGTGTCGCTCGGCAGTGTGATCTGAATTTTTAAGTCATTGCCTTGACTTCCTGTAATGTCTATCATAACTCCAATATTAAGAGGCGTCCAGGATACACCATCATTAAGAGAATATTTGAATGTACATAGCTCATGCTCCGCATTGACCATCAAGACTGTTCGGCCGGCCGGCAGTTCCTCGGCCTCTGTCTCCAGTATACCAGTTCCATGATACATCTTGGAACTGGAATCATAGAGATTATGCGTTGTGATCGTGGCTGAAAAGCTATTGCCCGTGGTTGTGTACAGCAGCGCTTTTGAGTTTGCTGGAATATTGGCCCATTGGTCAACTGTTACTGCATCCAAGGAGGGCAGCCCATACGTCTTAAACAAATTCTCAGTGGCCGGCGCTTGCCCAACCACTGTCCAGACATCGCCAACAAGACTGTATAAAGATGCGCCTGACTGTAGCAGTAGAAAAGGGTTTGGCTCTACAGAGATCGTATATTTCTGAACGGTTCTGTTAGAAGAAGTGAATGGCAGTGTTCCAAGCAACGTTAGCCCTGAATTACTTCTTGCATTCAAATTGCTTGCCACCGTGTAAGCAGAGGCACCATAGATTCGAATAGCTACTGGGATTCGCCCCTCTGGTGAACCGGCCCACACATTAATTTCTTTTACGGCGACGTCCTTTTTCAAATCAAGGGCAAATCGTGCCCATCCGTTGGCGGCAGCTTTATAGAGCATAATTGTAGAACTGGTAGATCCTGAAGTGTTATTCGTGTAGGTAAGGTTTCCATCGTTTAAATGGTTTGGGCCCCAAACACTCGCATCGGTCCAATACATATTATCGCCAGCACCGAATAGCTCTTTCGGCGTATAAGAGACCACTTGACCCAGGTTATCAATAACCTGGATCTCCGTGATCGTAGCGGCTTCTCCTGACGCAAGAGAATCAGCTTCCACAATCAGATAACGCATACTACCTCACCTGCACCTTCTTGATTTTTTGGATCGCCGCAAGATTTAGCTCCAACATTTTGCCGCTGCCGAGTACGACGGGGTTGACGAATGCACTTTCTGTTGAAGTCGTTTCCCCTGCTCCCGATGAAGAGATGCTTTTCATCTCTTCTGCTTGACACGTATCAATTACCATATCATGCAAAGTGTATTTCTCGCTCATAAGAAGCGCATTACTCTTGAAGTTGAGCTTAGCCAGATTGATTGCGTTGATCCTTTCGAGGTCCTGCAATCTACCTTCAATCGTTAGCTCATCGTATATGATCTTGATCGATTGGATTGTCGGGGTTTTATCCGACACCGGTTTCGGCGTGATGGTGATTAGATCAGCAAATGCGTTGTCTGTGATCTCTTCGATCTCCAGGTAGAAGGCGAATCGAATCTTGTTTGAGCCGCCCAGAAGCTCTTTCCATTGATCAATTGCAATACTATTGAACACTGCTGGCGACAGGCCATTTGCCTTGACGTCGGCCAAATTCGACGGCTCAACTGTGATCCATTGGGAGGAAATAGACTTCCATGTCGCTCCCTGATTGACACTGGCAATGATCCTTACGTTGCCAGCACCTTCGGCTTTTGCTGTTAGAGTCAAACTGTCAATCCCTTGTGCTGGAAGGATAATGTCCCCTGTTGGAAATACGAGGCGCCCCTTTGGAACAGCAGTCAAGGCAGCTTGCTTTGATTGGGCTTGAGTGTCACTTGTCCACACAAGAAGCTCTGGTGTCAACGAGACTAGCTGCTGAAGCATGGTATTGTTAATGAGAGACAAATCATCCATCCCATCGGAGTCGAACATTTCTCTTGTCACCGGGGCCTCGCCTACTTTGATCCAACCACTTGCGGTTGGTGGCGTTGTTGGCAAGATGCGCACTTCCGACAATTGAACCCAGTTGCCCCCCACACCATAAAACTCGAACTTATAGTATTTAAAAGCTGTGTCGTTTCCGAAGGTAAATGGCAGCTTGGTTGTCGCAGCCCCATTAAACCCAGTGCTGGCAATGCTGGCGACGAGCAAATAGTCAGACCCATTATTGCTACCATAAATATTAAAGCTCGCCGGCGCATCGGCCCCCCTATCACCAGAAGTCAGATCAACGCTTGAGATTGCGATCGCCGATGATAGTTCAAAGATTACGGATTGCGGACCACTTCCGTTCGACCACCAGATCGTGTTGGTTGCACCATCTACGAGATTAGAAGGCGGCCCTTGGTATGAAGTAGTCGCCGACACAGATGTAATGGTTGGCAGCACTCCTGTTGTCAAGACGCACTTTTTAATATCTGTTCCATCTTGAAACAGATATTTTGCACTGAACAGCAATTCAATTATAAAAACAGGACGGTAGCAGTTATTCGTTGGTCCTGCTTCGCTGGATAAAACACCACTGAATCCGGAAGCAGAACTATTACCTCTCACTACCCTTGACCCTGCCCCAGATGAATTACTGTTACTGCCGGCCGGGGCAGTCGTACTTGTTAATGACCATTTTCCAGTCCAGTTCCAGGTATTGTTATCTCCAGCTGTTATAGTGCCTCCGAGCGTCGAGCCACCGATATATTTATCCCACTCATTGTCTTTATCAGCTGAACCTATCCCGCCTGAGAGTAGCCGTGCAGACACGACAAATTGGTCAGCAATTGATAGCGAAGGTAAATCAACTCCTGTTGCATAGCCCGCTCGATTAAGTGCATCCCATGAGATTGAGCTCTGGATATTTCGGTCTGCAATTAATTTAATGCGTTCATCCCCTCTCTCTGCACCAACGCAGATCAGATAGAAGGCACCGCTAGGCGTTGATGCCGGACTGGCCGGAAGCAGATCAAGTGTGTTATTCCCCAGCGACCTAAAAGCACCAGGCGATCCAGCAACAGGAGCCTCGTAGTAACAGCGAATCCTTTTGCCAACAGTGAGCTCTTTGGGATTAGTGACTTCATCTGGATGAATAAGGTACCCGGTAGCATCGATATCAATAGCATCAATGGAAAAAATATTACTAGTGCTATCGGTAGTTATGACTACCTCATGCGTTGACAAAGGCAGATTCAGTGCCTCGAATACGATGAGTTGATAACTATTTAAGGCGTTGTTGGGGTTATATGAGTATCGCACTCCATCGACGCTAACTTTTACATTACTTACCCTGTTCGTATAATATAAGTCGATGATTCGCAAATTCTTTCCATAAAATTTAAAACTAATGGAATTGGTAGTGGCTCCGGAAAGTGTCATGTAGTGGCCTGTCCCTGCATAAGTATTGGGGTCATTTGTAACTGTCGCCCAACCTCCGCCTGCGTATTTGATTGAAGGATGAATATCATCATATCTCCGCCATCCAGGCTCCGGAGCAGTTAGCCTCTGCCCCACTTGGGCGACCATATAGCCGGTTGCATCGATATCGATTGCATCAACGCCAATGTAGCCCGTTCCTGCTAGAGACAGCTCAACAGTATGAACGCCCAGAGCCAACCCCACAATTTCATAGACGAGTGTTTGGTACTGGTATGGACTTCCTTGGGGATTGTAAGTTCCCGCATCCGACCCATCTATCTTGATATTAATCGTCGTTCTATTGGTTTCTTTCAGCTCAATAATGCGGAACTTCGTACCGTAAAATCGAAATACGACTTTTGCATCAGAGTTACTACTCGCAGAGGTTGATCCGCCTTCATAGTTGGTATGACTGTAGCTCGCCCATCCCGATCCGAGGTATGCAATATGCGAGTCCGTGTTGCTTACACGCAGCCAGGTTGGCTCGGGAGCGGTTAGCTGCTGTCCAACTTGGGCAAGCATCCATCCTGTTGAGTCAATATCTATAGCATCCAGGCCAATGTATCCAGATGTTTCCAGTGTAATTTCAACGGTGTGTATGCCGATCGTAAGTCCTTTCTTCTCATAAACAAGCCGCTGAAACAAAGAGCTTGCTGCAAGCGTGGAGTAAGTCTCCGCAGCTCCGCCGTCTATAGAAACGGAGGCTGTTCCTCGGTCTACATCCATGAGATCTATGATTCGAAGCATAGACCCGTAGAAGCTGAACTTAATCTTATCGCCGATGGTATTGCTTGCTACACAGGCTCCCTTATAGTAAGAGGCATTTGTATAGGTATTCCAGCCGGCTCCGACATAAGAGATTTGTGCAGCACTATCAACACGCTGCCATCCCGTCTCTGGGGAAGTCAGTTGTTGACCTATTAAAGTAAGGCTTCCAATTAAATCGATGGCGTCAAACTCAAAGATCGAAAAGAATCCGGAATTCGTAGCCGAAATCGTAACGTCATGCGTGCCGTTTGATAGTCCCTTTTTTTCGAATAATAGAACCTGGCCTGCCGCTACGCCGTTTGCTGAATAGCTATCTGACTGCCCGTCAATGACTACCGAAACATTGGACTGCCGATCAGAGTCCCGATACGATATGATTCGAAGAGCAGTGCCATTGAACTTAAAAGTGACAGAATGCAAATCTGGCGAAAACGTATATCTGGCCGTGCCGCCCGAATAGTTTGAGCCAGGGTTATCCGACCACGATCCGCCTTGATATTTAAATCGAGAATCACTTTGTTCATACCTTGTCCAGCCTGACTCAGGCGCCGTTAATGCTTGTCCTACTGTGGCCATACTTGCTCACCTCTTATTCGTGATATTCAAAGACTGGCCGAAATCCGACATTCGACCACGTTCCATTGGATGCACCCATCCCCCAAAATACTTTTGGGACACCTCCTGATAGACCTCGCTGCACTCTATTCGTTGATGATAATGCCGGCGTATCCTGCGTAAGAGTGGCGGAAAGGGAATAGTGGAAAACGTCATCCAATGTTTTACCTGTCTGGATTTTATCTTTTGGAAAACTGACTATACATTGATCCCACTCATTATTGTTAGGCCATGCCCCAAGACCTTGATCCGTGGTCGAAAAAGTTCTTAATAATGGATTCTCCTGTATGGACCAGTTATCAATGTTAAGCTCTGTTCCTCCATTGTTGCTTGTGATATTTAGACGGTAGTATTGATATGGCGTGTTATTTGCTAAGCTGAAAAATTTCGCTTCGCCATATGCCCAGCTAACTCCTTTTTGAGTGTCTAATACTGTCCATTCCAGTCCATCGTCTGATGCTTCAAATGTCCAATCTTTTGGCGCTCTTGTGATCCCTTCCTGAGCCTCCAGTGTGGTAATTGAGTAAGCTCTTATATACTTAGCGGATGTAAACTTATAGCAAATCCACCCAGTTGTTAGCCCGGATGCAGCACTCCAATAGCGAGAATTGGAACTATACCTTGCTCCGTCCAGTGCCCGCCACGCACCATAGTCCGCACTCCATTCACTACTTGCAAGGGCTACTCCGCTGGGAGAAGTATTGCTTGTCATAGTCGGAATATCAGATTTAAGGGCTGCATAGGTTATACCACCTGTTAGCGATCGGATAAGACCTGGCTCTTCTACGCCATCGTCCCAAGGAAGCCCTTGGATAAGCTTGCTACCATTAAGGACATCCCATGAAATCTTGTTTCTGACAACCCTATCGCAAATCAATAGTCCTTTTTTACACTTCACAAAATAAACCAGGCCTGTTGCGGAAGCATTGTCAGAGCCACCAGCCAAAGGAAGCTCTGTTCCTGTTGCATTTCCAAAATTGGTCAGGTAGTTTGCCAGACCCATACTGCTTCCATTAATTTGAACAGCAATGTAGTCCCCGATCTCCATATCGCTGATTTTGGTTCTTTGTATTCCGGTTGTTGCTGGTTTTCCCATGTTATCTCACCTCGATTTGAGTGATTTTTTTGAACAGGCTCCTATCTATTGGGCACGAGAACAATTTACCGGAATTAATTGATGTACCCTCGGTCATCGTATTAAAGTACGATGTGCGTAATTGGAGTTTTCCGTCCGCCGTAACAAATTGATCGAGCGCATATTGATTCATACTGTCTAATTGATTAAAATCCAGATTTACGTTTGAGACAGCACTCGACGACGCCGACATAGAAACCTTGATTTTAATATACCTTGTGTCCGGCGGGGAAGCGGGATCCAGTTGAGAGAAACCAGTAAAAGTGACTCCATCGGACGATGAAGCAGCCTCGAGTGAAACACGAGTTGAAGGCGGAGATTCCTGGTTTATGATTTCAATCAGAGTTGTGTCAATCCAGCCCTGGCTCAGATCGATAACAGGAGATTCCCAGGTTCCGGATGTGGCGTATAATGTGAGAGCTGTTTCTTTTAACATTTGCAAGAAGGACAATCTCACGCCAGCTGTACTGTTGGAGTCTGTGATATACAACCGGTATCGCTGATACATGCCAATTTTACTGCAAGTAAATGCTCTGATTTCTGACGCCAGCCAATCGGATACATTGGACCTAGAATCGAGGACCGTCCAACCAGAGCCATCCCATGCTTGAAATTGCCATGACTTGGGCATCCAACCTAAGTTAGATCCACCAGCTTCACACCCAAGATTGTATTGAACTATCTTTGTTGGTGTTGAAAATTCATACTGTAGCCATACGTTAGATGGAATGCTCGTTTTCCAAGTGCCAATGCCCGTCCCGCTTGAGGCTTGGGATCCATCTAAAGCCCTCCACGCTTCGTAGGATGAGAGCTGATCGTTTGTGGTCACTGCTGAATCACTGCCCGATAAAGGCGAAATAGCATTTTCAGGGCTTCCAGCAATTAATCCTACAGCTCTTAATTGGATTTTACCTCCACTCAGCTCCGTATCAGTAAATGTGCCTTGAGATAAATCTAATTGATTACTGCCAGCTGCTTTGATCTTGCTCGCCTGACCTTCTAGCCAGTCCAACCGTGAGTCAACAGTTGGGAATCGACCTTCTGCGGACGGAGCAATGACATTCTGATCCAGATCGGTGCTTCGTCTAAGGGCTGACGATGCCAGCCCGAGAGAAATAACATCCATCTCTGTTCACCGTCCTTATACGATCGTAGTGGTGGTTGCCACGTTTTCGATATTGCCGGTCGTGACATTGTAGGTATAGACTTTTTTGATGGTGATGCTTTGTCCATTTTCCGTGTATTTCTTATTTGAATAGTCCAGCGTCCCATTCACGGCGTCGGCGTATACATAATCGATCGTGTATATG
Encoded here:
- a CDS encoding LamG domain-containing protein, whose translation is MGLDVISYGAANKAAKEQKKTREDILSTGVEGSYPNVKARIDHFDQSLDHVVAKANKLIINDTINIIKANAKLNAVAKTLRYKHQNMLFEDFLDGSGIDIAKSSGYTLNTTEGKVTGGTIITTTEIADSAPEKAVLVVEEYVVPETATYFDGNDYIKNSSVRGLPSGPYAAFTLEAWVKPNSNSASGTIVRFGHDSSGQSGALSLVSGKLALRADSSNYDIGNATNIPGGVWTHLAISIDEQERMKFYINGVLDAQKKQTAVMSVFSTGYTEIGSFNSSDYFSGAISDVRIWNGVRTDAEIADNMSKRLTGNETKLERYYKLDDPVGSGSYKDSAHYDEYVTAISTPGWPNTRVPAPFSGQTGMYLGKYSISRDDGTTWERIVPETLFYFTDRVSPKDKKLRIKVVLEPGVTLNNYGITWS
- a CDS encoding discoidin domain-containing protein, translated to MATYTGKKTVFDYLQGSIPDGDHVFSTTANGETVDINVEMINFTGDVEYTASPVLGNTTTDQRMLIVKYHKNLTVGTGVTITPQVRKRGMLIFVRGVLTNNGTITMTARGAAAAGQNVYMFNDVSGSLCYIPADGAAAKAQPYQTSETGGHTSAAAGNNGTGRQLGGGGPGAARGAAGGTGAAATSFSGGSGGGGSNNGTAGSAAANGGAGGAGYSSSSYSHSAGGGAGNPGGAAAAGNRGDAGPGGAGTGGLLIIYGFDVINNGTISANGSAGGNGYRAGGGGSGGGHVELATSKATPTKAGTITVAGGTRGVGTRGDESGDGGSGGSGTYSITQVKVSVNKYLFQDGLDIKKYAASSYPNDVLPAMTANNNPSPYLIKASSIYVATNDAWKAFNNTNADADDCWHSSNTDTGAQWLQIDLGAGVQKRIGSYAITTRNHPSFPQSPKNWILQGSNDESAWDNLHTVSGAVSTSNLRSVYEFSSNPNLYRYFRILISANYSSTGHVAIGEMELIEAKGSWTTIGTSPATKAMFDTDGMADLSAINSETLRLLSSTLPELLVWTDEEGEPTRSMSTTAVPKPVLVLALNDIDLDQMKGMNVTTVQSGAGIAKFILSADGGATWIGLGGTSVNISDMSDVKSKALAASEITAFTQANWEAFISRKIRVGVYLEQSALTDVASADGVTAAYNRYLLNPMLEGLAIGYDLVEVREPELFISRDDGSTWLKATTDVLSKLDSLPTGKSLRVKAVLKNGQELQGISYSWI
- a CDS encoding discoidin domain-containing protein; this translates as MEIISLSKATKAKKKIAEVNNRLGSGVEDIHADVKTRLAELEKKDPGVALLNRVSAMEAATAANINKHNLRVNALINKNKYHMTDLALDDFGDETGIDATKSFGYVYDATGKKVKIDPSKSVAEVVTTAEVLLESPTAVVISQQSSNTSSDMKANDMSAGSLMNTVRSGGKIQLAAKKTFTLIDNFSKDILGLYTPVPDPANTTKPYWIINTTLGVLSGTGGENNDFLVRDFQSEDADIEIVTDEQANGGILARLKDLNNTYMLAISDRTGSFGLQIYKRVSGTWTSLANTTEPAFTRGVKTTIRFTVTGNVLKAYLNGVEKLSVTDASITGSGRSGLRILGASLVSKYNEVRYNHIQVNEYPAIGTYESPIMDLGVNAKGPLTLSDLVTHGSIIDSVPMLTSATSNGTATCSSQWDATAWAGWMAFDNQIRYGWCSASGVALPHWLGYEFLTATAITGYRMAPAIDIAARLAQMPKNFMFQAYDEGTLTWLTLDTQSGVIWSDYSSKTFRFKNKKTFKKYRVYVTANNNGTDPAVIIGNLEMLGTDTILKYYTATSIDGSAFTSYAPLNADGSVASPYGRYVKVKAELSGPSEVANKVIYDFVESEGTQFQTNKYIQFDGSMKPKNIYLGAMVIDTAFKSASQAGNLLRKVIDVGEFKTIEKIEVT
- a CDS encoding discoidin domain-containing protein encodes the protein MATVGQALTAPESGWTRYEQSDSRFKYQGGSWSDNPGSNYSGGTARYTFSPDLHSVTFKFNGTALRIISYRDSDRQSNVSVVIDGQSDSYSANGVAAGQVLLFEKKGLSNGTHDVTISATNSGFFSIFEFDAIDLIGSLTLIGQQLTSPETGWQRVDSAAQISYVGAGWNTYTNASYYKGACVASNTIGDKIKFSFYGSMLRIIDLMDVDRGTASVSIDGGAAETYSTLAASSLFQRLVYEKKGLTIGIHTVEITLETSGYIGLDAIDIDSTGWMLAQVGQQLTAPEPTWLRVSNTDSHIAYLGSGWASYSHTNYEGGSTSASSNSDAKVVFRFYGTKFRIIELKETNRTTINIKIDGSDAGTYNPQGSPYQYQTLVYEIVGLALGVHTVELSLAGTGYIGVDAIDIDATGYMVAQVGQRLTAPEPGWRRYDDIHPSIKYAGGGWATVTNDPNTYAGTGHYMTLSGATTNSISFKFYGKNLRIIDLYYTNRVSNVKVSVDGVRYSYNPNNALNSYQLIVFEALNLPLSTHEVVITTDSTSNIFSIDAIDIDATGYLIHPDEVTNPKELTVGKRIRCYYEAPVAGSPGAFRSLGNNTLDLLPASPASTPSGAFYLICVGAERGDERIKLIADRNIQSSISWDALNRAGYATGVDLPSLSIADQFVVSARLLSGGIGSADKDNEWDKYIGGSTLGGTITAGDNNTWNWTGKWSLTSTTAPAGSNSNSSGAGSRVVRGNSSASGFSGVLSSEAGPTNNCYRPVFIIELLFSAKYLFQDGTDIKKCVLTTGVLPTITSVSATTSYQGPPSNLVDGATNTIWWSNGSGPQSVIFELSSAIAISSVDLTSGDRGADAPASFNIYGSNNGSDYLLVASIASTGFNGAATTKLPFTFGNDTAFKYYKFEFYGVGGNWVQLSEVRILPTTPPTASGWIKVGEAPVTREMFDSDGMDDLSLINNTMLQQLVSLTPELLVWTSDTQAQSKQAALTAVPKGRLVFPTGDIILPAQGIDSLTLTAKAEGAGNVRIIASVNQGATWKSISSQWITVEPSNLADVKANGLSPAVFNSIAIDQWKELLGGSNKIRFAFYLEIEEITDNAFADLITITPKPVSDKTPTIQSIKIIYDELTIEGRLQDLERINAINLAKLNFKSNALLMSEKYTLHDMVIDTCQAEEMKSISSSGAGETTSTESAFVNPVVLGSGKMLELNLAAIQKIKKVQVR